A region of Culicoides brevitarsis isolate CSIRO-B50_1 chromosome 1, AGI_CSIRO_Cbre_v1, whole genome shotgun sequence DNA encodes the following proteins:
- the LOC134826928 gene encoding protein Malvolio isoform X2 has translation MSVNNDNNNPRRHNNESSADLGPAAVAAASPAIDTSSTEQLDTYFSDEKVIIPSTDNDAFSFRKLWAFTGPGFLMSIAYLDPGNIESDLQQGVVARYKLLWVLMTATILGLIMQRLSARLGVVTGHHLAEMCYREYRAVPRLLLWIMIEIAIIGSDMQEVIGTSIAIYLLSAKRIPLYIGVMITVFDTFTFLFLDKYGLRKLEFFFGLLITIMAVTFGYEFGVAKPEIGEMATGMIIPWCKDCDHRALLQAVGIVGAVIMPHNLYLHSALVKSRDIDRKDSSKVREANFYFFIEACVALFVSFVINVCVVAVFAHGLFGKQNKDINLMCQNSTSSVIHQDLNNTFPYNSDLVDADLYKGGIFLGCAFGAAAMYIWAVGIFAAGQSSTMTGTYAGQFAMEGFLNLQWARWQRVLVTRLIAVVPTFFVAFYSNINDLTGMNDTLNAVMALQLPFATIPCVAFTSNRRIMGEFVNGLANKVISIVLSVLVITINLYFVTNTVMALQLNGWWITVVVLFAIAYIMFNFYLVIHMAVGMGNERLASHPLVRKFVTPPQQDFDSPSSYARIES, from the exons ATGTCCGTCAACAATGACAACAACAATCCACGTCGTCACAACAATGAGTCATCAGCAGATTTGGGTCCAGCTGCGGTAGCGGCAGCATCTCCTGCTATTGACACATCCTCCACGGAACAACTCGACACATATTTTTCCGATGAAAAAGTGATAATTCCGTCAACTGATAAC GATGCATTCAGTTTTCGGAAGTTGTGGGCATTTACGGGACCAGGATTTTTGATGTCAATCGCGTATTTGGATCCGGGAAATATTGAGTCGGATTTGCAGCAAGGTGTGGTGGCGCGATATAAATTGCTGTGGGTGCTGATGACAGCGACAATTTTGGGTTTGATCATGCAAAGGTTGTCAGCGAGACTGGGAGTTGTGACGGGACATCATTTGGCGGAGATGTGTTACAGAGAATATCGAGCGGTGCCACGGTTGTTGCTGTGGATTATGATTGAAATTGCGATTATTGGATCAGAtat GCAAGAAGTCATTGGAACCTCCATCGCCATCTACCTTCTCTCCGCAAAACGGATCCCTTTGTACATTGGAGTCATGATTACCGTTTTCGACACTTTTACGTTCCTATTTCTCGACAAATACGGTCTACGGAAGCTGGAATTCTTCTTTGGACTGCTAATTACCATCATGGCTGTGACCTTTGGCTACGAATTTGGCGTTGCAAAGCCCGAAATCGGTGAAATGGCAACCGGCATGATCATTCCATGGTGCAAGGATTGCGATCATCGTGCTTTATTACAAGCTGTTGGGATCGTTGGAGCAGTTATCATGCCTCATAATTTGTATTTGCACTCAGCTTTGGTCAAA tcaCGAGATATTGACCGAAAAGACAGCTCAAAGGTGCGGGAAgcgaatttttacttttttatcgaAGCGTGTGTGGCACTTTTTGTGTCGTTTGTCATCAATGTGTGTGTTGTGGCGGTTTTTGCGCACGGTTTGTTCGGGAAACAGAATAAGGATATC aatttaatGTGTCAAAACAGCACAAGTTCCGTAATTCATCAAGATTTGAACAACACCTTCCCCTACAACTCGGACCTCGTCGATGCGGATCTCTACAAAGGCGGCATCTTCCTCGGATGTGCTTTTGGCGCCGCAGCAATGTACATTTGGGCAGTTGGCATTTTCGCAGCCGGTCAAAGTAGCACGATGACGGGAACGTATGCCGGTCAATTCGCCATGGAGGGATTTTTGAATCTGCAATGGGCTCGATGGCAACGAGTGTTGGTTACGCGACTAATTGCTGTCGTTccgacattttttgttgccttttACAGCAATATTAACGACTTGACGGGCATGAATGACACGTTAAATGCTGTGATGGCGCTTCAATTGCCGTTCGCGACAATTCCGTGTGTCGCCTTCACGTCGAATCGACGAATTATGGGCGAATTTGTGAATGGACTCGCCAATAAAGTCATATCAATTGTGCTGAGTGTCCTTGTTATCAcgataaatttgtattttgttaCAAATACGGTGATGGCGTTGCAGTTGAATGGGTGGTGGATCACTGTAGTtg tactttttgCTATTGCATACATCATGTTCAACTTCTACCTTGTCATCCACATGGCTGTTGGAATGGGCAACGAACGTTTAGCCTCACATCCT ctcgTCCGTAAATTTGTGACGCCCCCGCAGCAAGATTTTGATTCCCCCTCATCGTATGCCAG AATTGAGtcgtaa
- the LOC134826928 gene encoding protein Malvolio isoform X1, which translates to MSVNNDNNNPRRHNNESSADLGPAAVAAASPAIDTSSTEQLDTYFSDEKVIIPSTDNDAFSFRKLWAFTGPGFLMSIAYLDPGNIESDLQQGVVARYKLLWVLMTATILGLIMQRLSARLGVVTGHHLAEMCYREYRAVPRLLLWIMIEIAIIGSDMQEVIGTSIAIYLLSAKRIPLYIGVMITVFDTFTFLFLDKYGLRKLEFFFGLLITIMAVTFGYEFGVAKPEIGEMATGMIIPWCKDCDHRALLQAVGIVGAVIMPHNLYLHSALVKSRDIDRKDSSKVREANFYFFIEACVALFVSFVINVCVVAVFAHGLFGKQNKDINLMCQNSTSSVIHQDLNNTFPYNSDLVDADLYKGGIFLGCAFGAAAMYIWAVGIFAAGQSSTMTGTYAGQFAMEGFLNLQWARWQRVLVTRLIAVVPTFFVAFYSNINDLTGMNDTLNAVMALQLPFATIPCVAFTSNRRIMGEFVNGLANKVISIVLSVLVITINLYFVTNTVMALQLNGWWITVVVLFAIAYIMFNFYLVIHMAVGMGNERLASHPLVRKFVTPPQQDFDSPSSYARLNSSYDMQRTYCTTT; encoded by the exons ATGTCCGTCAACAATGACAACAACAATCCACGTCGTCACAACAATGAGTCATCAGCAGATTTGGGTCCAGCTGCGGTAGCGGCAGCATCTCCTGCTATTGACACATCCTCCACGGAACAACTCGACACATATTTTTCCGATGAAAAAGTGATAATTCCGTCAACTGATAAC GATGCATTCAGTTTTCGGAAGTTGTGGGCATTTACGGGACCAGGATTTTTGATGTCAATCGCGTATTTGGATCCGGGAAATATTGAGTCGGATTTGCAGCAAGGTGTGGTGGCGCGATATAAATTGCTGTGGGTGCTGATGACAGCGACAATTTTGGGTTTGATCATGCAAAGGTTGTCAGCGAGACTGGGAGTTGTGACGGGACATCATTTGGCGGAGATGTGTTACAGAGAATATCGAGCGGTGCCACGGTTGTTGCTGTGGATTATGATTGAAATTGCGATTATTGGATCAGAtat GCAAGAAGTCATTGGAACCTCCATCGCCATCTACCTTCTCTCCGCAAAACGGATCCCTTTGTACATTGGAGTCATGATTACCGTTTTCGACACTTTTACGTTCCTATTTCTCGACAAATACGGTCTACGGAAGCTGGAATTCTTCTTTGGACTGCTAATTACCATCATGGCTGTGACCTTTGGCTACGAATTTGGCGTTGCAAAGCCCGAAATCGGTGAAATGGCAACCGGCATGATCATTCCATGGTGCAAGGATTGCGATCATCGTGCTTTATTACAAGCTGTTGGGATCGTTGGAGCAGTTATCATGCCTCATAATTTGTATTTGCACTCAGCTTTGGTCAAA tcaCGAGATATTGACCGAAAAGACAGCTCAAAGGTGCGGGAAgcgaatttttacttttttatcgaAGCGTGTGTGGCACTTTTTGTGTCGTTTGTCATCAATGTGTGTGTTGTGGCGGTTTTTGCGCACGGTTTGTTCGGGAAACAGAATAAGGATATC aatttaatGTGTCAAAACAGCACAAGTTCCGTAATTCATCAAGATTTGAACAACACCTTCCCCTACAACTCGGACCTCGTCGATGCGGATCTCTACAAAGGCGGCATCTTCCTCGGATGTGCTTTTGGCGCCGCAGCAATGTACATTTGGGCAGTTGGCATTTTCGCAGCCGGTCAAAGTAGCACGATGACGGGAACGTATGCCGGTCAATTCGCCATGGAGGGATTTTTGAATCTGCAATGGGCTCGATGGCAACGAGTGTTGGTTACGCGACTAATTGCTGTCGTTccgacattttttgttgccttttACAGCAATATTAACGACTTGACGGGCATGAATGACACGTTAAATGCTGTGATGGCGCTTCAATTGCCGTTCGCGACAATTCCGTGTGTCGCCTTCACGTCGAATCGACGAATTATGGGCGAATTTGTGAATGGACTCGCCAATAAAGTCATATCAATTGTGCTGAGTGTCCTTGTTATCAcgataaatttgtattttgttaCAAATACGGTGATGGCGTTGCAGTTGAATGGGTGGTGGATCACTGTAGTtg tactttttgCTATTGCATACATCATGTTCAACTTCTACCTTGTCATCCACATGGCTGTTGGAATGGGCAACGAACGTTTAGCCTCACATCCT ctcgTCCGTAAATTTGTGACGCCCCCGCAGCAAGATTTTGATTCCCCCTCATCGTATGCCAG attAAATTCATCATATGACATGCAAAGAACTTACTGTACCACAACATGA
- the LOC134837041 gene encoding b(0,+)-type amino acid transporter 1 translates to MFQRQKCYSQEFSQNDGFNGNGNGTVGLGAGPSNGQKEEILDEPSQQNVIHLKRRLGLFSGVALIVGTMIGSGIFVSPSGLLLRTGSIGVSFIIWVACGILSLLGALAYAELGTNNPSSGAEWAYFMEAFGPLLAFLFSWVSTLVLKPAQLAIICLSFATYAVQPFVGECDAPMVIIKCVAFLVIICILLVNCYSVNLGMLVQNIFTAAKLVAVLIIICGGGYKLITGGVNKHLQGAFSEPTPSIGALASAFYTGLWAYDGWNNLNYVTEEIKNPGKNLPLSIIIGIPLVTLCYALINISYLAAMSPLEIVESDAVAVTFGNRILGVMAWLMPLSVTISTFGSANGTLFAAGRLCFAASREGHLLDILSYVHVKRLTPAPGLIFHSIIAVGMVMYGTIESLIDFFSFTAWIFYGSSMLALIVLRYKRKNYKGTLTVPLFIPIFVLVISVYLVVGPILDNPQIEYLYASMFIFAGFIFYFPFVKYKYHPEVMNKVTIFFQLLLQVAPTSSVDIDNMQ, encoded by the exons ATGTTTCAACGACAAAAATGCTACTCGCAAGAGTTTTCACAGAATGACGGGTTTAATGGGAACGGGAATGGCACTGTGGGTCTCGGTGCGGGTCCCTCGAACGGGCAAAAGGAGGAAATTTTGGACGAACCATCGCAACAAAATGTGATACACTTGAAACGGAGACTCGGGTTGTTCAGTGGCGTGGCCTTGATTGTCG GAACGATGATTGGTTCCGGGATTTTCGTATCGCCAAGCGGATTGCTTCTACGAACGGGTTCCATTGGCGTGAGTTTCATAATTTGGGTTGCATGTGGCATTTTATCTCTACTTGGAGCCCTTGCGTATGCTGAACTCGGTACAAATAACCCCTCAAGCGGTGCAGAATGGGCTTATTTCATGGAAGCGTTCGGACCGTTGCTCGCATTTCTCTTTTCCTGGGTCTCAACGTTGGTTCTAAAGCCCGCCCAACTCGCAATCATCTGTTTATCCTTTGCCACGTATGCCGTACAGCCATTTGTGGGCGAGTGCGATGCTCCGATGGTGATAATCAAGTGTGTGGCATTTCTCGTGATCATTTGCATCTTGCTCGTGAATTGTTACAGCGTGAATTTGGGCATGTTGGTGCAAAATATCTTCACGGCAGCGAAACTTGTGGCAGTTTTGATCATCATTTGTGGCGGCGGATACAAACTTATCACGGGCGGTGTCAATAAACACTTGCAAGGGGCATTTAGTGAGCCAACCCCAAGCATTGGGGCACTTGCAAGTGCTTTTTATACCGGGTTATGGGCCTACGACGGATGGAATAACTTGAATTACGTCACCGAAGAGATCAAAAATCCCGGAAAAAATCTTCCATTATCAATTATCATCGGAATTCCACTTGTGACACTCTGTTACGCCCTGATAAACATCTCATATCTCGCTGCAATGTCACCCTTGGAGATCGTAGAATCCGATGCGGTAGCTGTTACCTTCGGAAATCGCATTTTAGGGGTGATGGCGTGGCTCATGCCACTCAGTGTCACTATTTCGACGTTCGGAAGTGCCAATGGAACACTTTTTGCGGCGGGTCGATTGTGTTTTGCGGCATCGCGTGAAGGACATTTGCTCGATATCTTGAGTTATGTGCACGTGAAACGCTTGACACCGGCTCCGGGATTGATTTTTCACTCAATAATTGCCGTTGGAATGGTCATGTATGGCACAATTGAGTCGCTAATTGACTTTTTCAGCTTCACGGCGTGGATTTTTTATGGCAGCTCCATGTTGGCACTCATAGTTTTGCGGTACAAgcggaaaaattacaaaggaaCGTTGACTGTGCCACTTTTCATACCGATTTTTGTGCTTGTCATCTCCGTTTATCTCGTGGTCGGGCCAATTTTGGATAATCCACAGATTGAATATCTTTACGCTTCAATGTTTATCTTTGCCGGGTTCATTTTCTACTTTCCCTTCGTCAAGTACAAATATCATCCGGAGGTGATGAATAAAGTGACAATATTCTTTCAACTTCTGCTGCAAGTTGCGCCAACATCTTCCGTGGATATTGACAACATGCAATAA
- the LOC134831372 gene encoding hematopoietic lineage cell-specific protein produces the protein MWKATAGHQINVQSNEETDDWETDPDFVNEINEEEQRYGKGGKTAGAINMDQLREETEKADADKKKREYEQGPKASLGYGGKFGVQKDRMDKSAVGHDYIGKVEKHESQKDYKTGFGGQFGVQKDRVDKSAAGFDHIEKVEKHESQKDYKAGFGGQFGVQKDRVDKSAVGWDHVEKVEKHESQKDYKTGFGGKFGVQKDRMDKSAVGFQDLPEKPGNNYAKTKPDIAGAKPSNIRARFENFAVQAEEDARKRAEEQKKLRAEKDKLDKEAASKQFVAPENEPAKHTERKGPVDTGRTGGIGNAISAFNQPKEPAVIKRDPIIIPKAAPVQETKEEPKPEPPKVTPQPMQETKKPEVVPQEDPKPVQAPPPDVIPAAQPTEYLKASECQSTPVPEVVPEEPTYGNIGHQEEENLYGNAEMINQVAQESAQETQEQEEEIVLNPDDTGITAIALYDYQAAAEDEISFDPDDRITHIDMIDEGWWRGLCAKTQQYGLFPANYVQLEEK, from the exons ATGTGGAAAGCAACGGCAGGCCATCAAATTAACGTGCAATCCAACGAAGAAACTGACGACTGGGAAACGGATCCCGATTTCGTGAACGAAATAAACGAAGAAGAGCAGCGATATGGAAAAGGAGGCAAAACTGCCGGCGCCATAAACATGGACCAGCTTCGTGAGGAAACGGAAAAAGCGGATGCGGACAAGAAAAAACGCGAATACGAGCAAGGACCGAAGGCATCTCTCGGTTATGGGGGCAAATTTGGCGTGCAAAAGGACAGAATGGACAAATCCGCTGTCGGGCACGACTACATTGGGAAAGTTGAGAAACACGAGTCACAAAAAGATTATAAAACTGGCTTCGGCGGGCAATTTGGGGTGCAAAAAGATCGCGTTGACAAATCAGCAGCAGGTTTCGATCACATCGAAAAAGTGGAAAAGCACGAAAGTCAAAAAGATTACAAAGCAGGGTTCGGTGGGCAGTTCGGAGTGCAGAAGGATCGTGTCGATAAATCCGCCGTCGGATGGGATCACGttgaaaaagtcgaaaaacatGAAAGTCAAAAGGATTACAAGACCGGTTTTGGTGGAAAATTCGGCGTTCAAAAGGATCGCATGGACAAATCTGCCGTCGGATTTCAAGATTTGCCAGAAAAACCCGGAAACAATTATGCCAAAACTAAGCCAGATATCGCCGGAGCGAAGCCATCGAACATCCGAGCACGTTTCGAGAACTTTGCGGTGCAAGCGGAGGAAGACGCACGCAAAAGAGCAGAAGAACAAAAGAAACTTCGTGCGGAAAAGGATAAATTAGACAAAGAAGCAGCCTCGAAACAGTTTGTCGCGCCCGAAAATGAGCCCGCAAAGCACACAGAACGCAAAGGACCTGTCGACACAGGTCGCACCGGAGGAATTGGAAATGCCATTAGTGCTTTCAATCAACCAAAAGAGCCTGCCGTCATCAAACGAGACCCCATTATCATCCCCAAAGCGGCTCCCGTGCAAGAAACAAAGGAAGAACCGAAGCCCGAGCCACCAAAAGTCACACCCCAGCCCAtgcaagaaacgaaaaaacccGAAGTTGTACCGCAAGAAGACCCCAAACCGGTCCAGGCGCCTCCGCCAGATGTTATTCCAGCTGCCCAACCGACAGAATATCTCAAAGCTTCGGAATGCCAATCGACGCCAGTACCAGAAGTCGTGCCCGAAGAACCAACGTACGGCAATATTGGTCATCAGGAGGAGGAAAACTTGTACGGAAACGCGGAAATGATAAATCAAGTCGCTCAAGAAAGTGCTCAGGAAACACAGGAACAGGAAGAGGAAATTGTTTTGAATCCGGATGACACAGGTATTACGGCAATCGCATTGTATGACTATCAGGCAGCAGCTGAGGATGAAATTTCGTTCGATCCTGATGACAGAATCACGCACATTGATATG atcgaTGAAGGTTGGTGGCGTGGTCTTTGTGCCAAAACGCAGCAGTATGGATTGTTCCCGGCGAATTACGTGCAATTagaggaaaaataa